One window of Paenibacillus sp. FSL K6-3182 genomic DNA carries:
- a CDS encoding ABC transporter permease yields the protein MKEQSAARAGRMSWRHQLINPVLNKEFKLRMRTPRAMWTLFFYLFAIGLMALSAIYLTEVTSGRGQSYNPEQSKILFYFMSMAQLGLIAFMAPGLTSGVISGEREKQTLNLLLTTQQSSATIVLSKLVSSLSFMVLIVISTIPVYSMIFLYGGISPEQLFLVFLFYLFIMFVLGSFGILFSTLFKRTMISVIVTYGVTLFMFGGTALLFIVLVGVMEQMPQTTTNAYSWIGHIIALNPAAALYSILDPLVSNQAFSVNSIGQKGNNAPLALWQEFIIIYTLLSILALWLGIRRLRPRLRRK from the coding sequence ATGAAGGAGCAATCCGCGGCAAGAGCAGGCCGAATGAGCTGGCGTCACCAGCTTATCAATCCCGTATTGAATAAAGAGTTCAAGCTTAGAATGAGGACGCCTCGCGCGATGTGGACGCTGTTCTTTTACTTATTTGCAATCGGCTTAATGGCTTTAAGCGCTATTTATTTAACTGAAGTAACTTCTGGACGAGGACAGTCCTATAATCCTGAGCAAAGCAAAATTTTATTTTATTTTATGAGCATGGCACAGCTTGGTTTGATTGCTTTCATGGCACCAGGCCTCACTTCTGGTGTTATTAGCGGCGAACGCGAGAAGCAGACCCTTAATTTGCTGCTCACGACGCAGCAAAGCTCAGCAACGATTGTGCTTAGCAAGCTTGTATCGTCACTAAGCTTTATGGTACTGATTGTGATCAGTACGATTCCTGTATACAGCATGATCTTTTTGTATGGCGGCATCTCGCCAGAACAGCTCTTTCTTGTTTTCTTGTTTTATTTATTTATTATGTTTGTACTCGGCTCCTTCGGCATATTATTCTCGACATTATTCAAGCGAACAATGATTTCTGTCATCGTAACGTATGGCGTTACGTTGTTTATGTTTGGCGGAACAGCATTATTATTTATTGTACTCGTAGGCGTGATGGAACAAATGCCGCAAACGACTACAAATGCTTATAGCTGGATCGGTCATATTATTGCCTTGAATCCTGCGGCTGCTTTGTACAGCATTTTAGATCCGCTCGTCTCAAATCAAGCCTTTTCTGTAAATTCGATTGGACAAAAAGGGAATAACGCGCCGCTTGCATTGTGGCAGGAGTTCATTATTATCTATACGCTTCTCTCCATCCTTGCTCTATGGCTGGGCATTCGTAGACTTCGTCCTCGCTTGAGACGGAAATAA
- a CDS encoding VWA domain-containing protein — protein sequence MQFLSVASAWFAFALPAIAAMYILKRTYKNQHIASHLLWRRVLQEQKANRPWQKLRSRWLLILQLLVALILVFALMEPIVLRQAAPSGHAVLLIDRSASMSAKTGDINLSAKTSLESAIEAAEIWLDKQSIARLITIVATGAQPEVLTNRQRNKEQMKRQLQAITPFYGKTDHTAALSLADSLLQEDSHGEVVIFTDGQWSDAAEANKLNLHAKVERVIVGQASSDSNVSLLYFGIKADSNDSGKSVGMITIQNDSKREQTVKLDVFAANDESDVKKQILAANRTVIVPAGDWESVEIVDLPPALYYKARIEQRMDAVVIDNTAFQFPTIPSARQALLISEGNLFLEKALQLAGVQTVKISPDSVVPTGEQVDKLDWIILDGMNERLLADSEWSMLLKSKPLWMIDHPDQSDEKASIPSNTRVEKKEHPLTTYITFADTHIGRLEKPDASELLWGEPVLSYGGIPAIYAGKENGKAKLRFTFNFQDTDLPLRPEFPILILQAAQWMSGGSHLELGSVIADQLMEISLHTNTVKAAWEAVELTGGDSQAERALLRQSAELDLDSAGLYIAPSIPGLYRLVESDKDQTAVSSRLLAVTVDHEELQNNGAVEGVFLPNATSELAPATGIDRSTEEQQISLQLYVAILLLFIMAAEWEVYRRGLSG from the coding sequence ATGCAGTTTTTGTCCGTGGCATCGGCTTGGTTTGCATTTGCGTTGCCAGCTATCGCTGCCATGTATATCCTAAAACGAACCTATAAGAACCAGCATATCGCTAGTCACCTGCTATGGAGACGGGTATTGCAGGAGCAGAAAGCGAATCGGCCATGGCAAAAGCTCCGCAGCCGCTGGCTTCTCATTTTGCAGCTGCTCGTTGCTCTAATACTCGTATTCGCTTTAATGGAGCCCATAGTCTTGAGGCAGGCAGCGCCATCTGGTCATGCTGTCCTCCTTATTGATCGTTCTGCAAGCATGTCGGCAAAAACAGGAGATATCAATCTTAGTGCGAAGACAAGCCTTGAATCAGCAATAGAAGCAGCAGAGATCTGGCTTGACAAACAATCGATTGCTCGATTGATTACGATTGTTGCCACAGGCGCACAGCCTGAAGTGTTGACGAATCGCCAAAGAAACAAAGAGCAGATGAAACGACAACTGCAAGCGATAACTCCTTTTTATGGAAAAACAGATCATACCGCAGCCCTTTCGTTAGCAGATTCTTTGTTGCAAGAGGATTCACATGGAGAAGTCGTAATTTTTACAGATGGCCAGTGGTCAGATGCTGCAGAAGCCAACAAGCTTAACCTGCATGCAAAAGTTGAGCGTGTAATCGTAGGACAAGCGAGCTCTGACAGCAATGTATCGCTTTTATATTTTGGCATCAAAGCAGATTCGAACGATAGCGGTAAAAGTGTGGGTATGATTACGATTCAAAATGACAGTAAGCGGGAGCAGACAGTAAAGCTTGATGTATTCGCTGCAAATGATGAGAGTGACGTGAAAAAGCAGATTTTAGCTGCAAATCGAACCGTTATTGTTCCAGCAGGCGATTGGGAAAGCGTGGAGATCGTTGATCTTCCTCCAGCCCTTTATTACAAGGCCAGAATTGAACAACGTATGGATGCTGTTGTCATTGATAACACGGCATTTCAATTTCCGACAATTCCAAGTGCTAGGCAAGCACTTCTCATTTCGGAAGGAAATTTGTTTCTGGAAAAAGCACTGCAGCTGGCAGGCGTACAAACGGTAAAAATAAGTCCAGACAGCGTCGTTCCAACAGGTGAGCAGGTTGATAAGCTGGATTGGATTATTTTAGATGGGATGAATGAACGGCTGCTGGCCGACTCTGAATGGTCCATGCTGCTTAAATCAAAGCCGCTATGGATGATCGATCATCCCGATCAATCGGATGAAAAAGCAAGCATTCCATCGAACACGAGAGTAGAGAAGAAGGAGCATCCCCTTACGACTTATATCACATTTGCTGATACGCATATCGGTCGACTGGAGAAGCCTGATGCATCTGAACTTTTATGGGGAGAGCCGGTACTTAGCTATGGCGGAATACCGGCAATTTATGCAGGCAAGGAGAATGGCAAGGCGAAGCTGCGCTTTACTTTTAATTTTCAAGATACAGATTTGCCGCTCCGGCCAGAGTTTCCGATTCTTATCCTTCAAGCTGCACAGTGGATGAGCGGTGGTTCTCACCTTGAGCTTGGTTCTGTTATTGCAGATCAGTTAATGGAAATTTCTCTACATACGAATACGGTCAAAGCGGCATGGGAAGCGGTTGAGCTTACAGGAGGAGACTCCCAAGCTGAGCGTGCGCTGCTTCGTCAGTCAGCAGAGCTTGATTTGGATTCAGCTGGATTATATATCGCACCTTCCATTCCAGGGTTATACCGCCTCGTAGAAAGCGACAAAGATCAAACCGCTGTAAGCAGCCGGTTGCTCGCTGTCACGGTTGATCATGAGGAGCTTCAGAATAATGGAGCCGTTGAAGGGGTGTTTTTGCCAAACGCAACCTCTGAGCTCGCTCCAGCTACCGGCATAGATCGTTCAACAGAAGAACAGCAGATATCGTTGCAATTGTATGTTGCGATTTTATTGCTCTTCATTATGGCAGCTGAATGGGAGGTGTATCGCCGTGGGCTTTCAGGCTGA
- a CDS encoding DUF58 domain-containing protein: MSVSNESADASKNAYFSSAGLSNQEALKLLFPNLSFLTELERMRIRAGNRIKGLLAGKRRSSSLGGSQEFADYRPYSSGDDIRRIDWNVYGRTGKAFIRQYWDEQELQVSLYIDVSPSMAFGHSDSNKLQYALRLAASLGHIALCGDDRISVRLFRDTIIRELQPLHGRVSSSKLFHFLADAMQQLERDNDSSSPAATKFVNMAAPFQTAAALPRRSGSAWVLTDAMFEHGIEETLISLTAAGQQVVLVHLLSPEELNPDLSGELKLIDCELGTGKEVAIGQKLLHEYRSAVAGFQNELKSICAARGASYIFVDTGVSLEETVRHTFLSSHVLNS; this comes from the coding sequence ATGAGCGTGAGCAACGAATCAGCAGACGCATCAAAGAATGCCTATTTTTCATCTGCCGGACTTTCGAATCAGGAAGCTTTGAAGCTATTATTTCCTAATCTATCTTTTCTTACGGAGCTTGAACGAATGCGTATTCGTGCAGGTAACCGCATCAAAGGTTTGCTGGCAGGCAAAAGGCGCTCCAGTTCGCTTGGCGGATCGCAAGAATTTGCTGATTATCGGCCTTATTCATCCGGTGATGATATCCGCCGAATAGATTGGAATGTTTATGGACGAACAGGCAAAGCGTTTATTCGGCAATATTGGGATGAACAAGAGCTGCAGGTTAGCCTCTACATTGATGTATCTCCATCCATGGCTTTTGGACATTCGGATTCAAACAAGCTTCAATATGCATTAAGACTAGCTGCATCTTTAGGGCATATCGCGCTTTGCGGTGATGATCGAATATCGGTGCGTTTGTTTCGTGATACGATCATTAGAGAGCTGCAGCCGCTTCACGGGCGTGTTTCTTCTTCAAAGCTTTTTCATTTTTTAGCAGATGCCATGCAGCAGCTGGAGAGGGATAACGATTCTTCTTCCCCAGCCGCAACAAAATTCGTTAACATGGCAGCACCATTCCAGACGGCGGCTGCATTGCCGAGACGTTCCGGTTCCGCGTGGGTACTTACAGATGCAATGTTTGAACATGGAATCGAAGAGACGCTCATTTCGTTAACAGCAGCAGGTCAACAGGTCGTGCTGGTACATCTATTGTCGCCTGAAGAGTTGAACCCCGATTTGAGCGGAGAACTCAAGCTAATTGACTGCGAGCTGGGGACGGGAAAGGAAGTAGCGATAGGTCAAAAGCTGCTTCATGAATACCGCAGTGCGGTTGCAGGCTTTCAAAATGAACTGAAGAGCATATGCGCAGCACGCGGCGCCTCTTATATTTTCGTGGATACTGGTGTTTCATTAGAGGAAACAGTTAGACACACTTTTTTATCCTCGCATGTACTTAACAGCTAG
- a CDS encoding CHAP domain-containing protein codes for MNTIKKEHRMESIRFFVQELISSINNEAKKQEASIRLFGVASLASMLAMKRGQDAELASTAALLHRYYDYKTGISEFCGLNSAESVRPFIRDLDLFTKEEQNIILRAIFYYEDRSRSKGPYEEILKDAYLLQLYLHQPNHCFDQGGKSRLEKVLNELMIPAKSVGALINCDTGETDERSTTRELLADIAESLAGKDIIGVPGDERYREICRYWPDSDIHKVLKNSWCAAFVYYCCKLAGFRLPIRYPNGVCRFAGVAAWLEWAQLPETGFFNKDGQDGFTPQRGDIVIYDKLLSDEPHDHIGIILSCEDTQILVAEGNRDNQNYSDVFYRERQRFILGYIRISNDYQYEWSGEYVPIT; via the coding sequence TTGAACACGATAAAAAAAGAACATCGAATGGAAAGCATTCGTTTTTTTGTACAAGAATTGATTTCATCGATCAATAATGAGGCGAAAAAACAAGAAGCGTCTATTCGTCTTTTCGGCGTTGCTAGCTTGGCCTCCATGTTGGCAATGAAAAGAGGACAGGATGCTGAGCTCGCATCAACCGCAGCATTGCTTCACCGATATTATGATTACAAAACCGGTATTAGTGAGTTTTGTGGTCTTAACAGCGCAGAATCCGTACGACCTTTTATTCGGGATTTGGATCTGTTCACAAAGGAAGAGCAAAATATTATTCTTAGAGCGATCTTCTATTATGAAGACAGAAGCAGAAGCAAAGGGCCTTATGAAGAAATTTTAAAGGACGCCTATTTATTGCAATTGTATCTTCACCAGCCAAATCATTGTTTTGATCAGGGCGGGAAAAGTAGACTTGAAAAGGTATTAAATGAACTTATGATACCCGCCAAGTCTGTAGGAGCGTTAATAAACTGTGATACAGGCGAGACGGATGAGCGTTCAACAACGCGGGAGCTGCTTGCTGACATCGCAGAGTCGCTTGCGGGTAAAGATATTATTGGCGTGCCTGGCGATGAAAGGTATAGAGAGATATGCCGATATTGGCCGGACTCAGATATCCATAAAGTGTTGAAAAATAGCTGGTGCGCTGCATTTGTTTATTATTGCTGCAAATTAGCCGGCTTTCGTCTCCCCATTCGTTACCCGAATGGTGTTTGTCGTTTCGCGGGTGTAGCAGCTTGGCTGGAATGGGCACAACTGCCTGAAACTGGATTTTTTAATAAGGATGGGCAGGATGGATTTACACCTCAGCGAGGCGATATTGTCATTTACGATAAGCTGCTCTCTGATGAGCCTCATGATCATATTGGCATTATTTTGAGTTGCGAGGATACTCAGATACTCGTAGCTGAGGGTAATCGAGACAATCAGAACTACTCAGATGTTTTTTACAGGGAAAGACAACGCTTTATACTGGGATACATACGGATAAGCAATGACTACCAATATGAATGGAGCGGCGAGTATGTTCCAATTACTTAA
- a CDS encoding VWA domain-containing protein, with translation MGFQAEFPLAFLLLLPWLLYIVWMFKMTLRLRGRRKIMSIVTRSIILLLLIAIAAQVQPFIEREQRSLVFVADRSESMRADKRIGKWINEAWTAKEEADRGGIISSGLNAAVERTVTNEELAGDTEFNFQANVNRNYTDLSQGLQLAGAMLQKEGGGHIVLLSDGAENTGDVLRQARMLKNAGISVDVVDINTSVVTDTSIEELNVPAALKQGETFTFEIAINSTIAGQAQLRLYADDAELSVSDIQLERGENRYSLQSVALDPGFHRFRAEIFTAGDEQPANNTAHAFSRVSGPPNVLIVEGVPDSSANIEAALQASVIRYETIMPEQLSVELAQYAAYDSIILNNVSAARIAEKPMEWIAKAVSDYGVGLMMVGGDESFGLGGYFKTPVERALPVYMDLQGRKQIPSLGLVLVIDRSGSMSDGKLDLAKEAAMRTIELLRDTDTVGVVAFDSSPWWVVKPTKLTDRQAVLDQIQSIQPEGGTEIFSALNEGYEGLNKLDAQRKHMILLTDGQSSTNANYNTITDAMNEKNMTLSTVAVGEGADQRLLEQLAKNAKGRYYFTKDESTLPAIFSRETVMMSRTYVVEQTFTPSIGQAGEWSSLWRNGLPAIHAYIATTPKETAEIALWTPEGDPLLARWSYGSGRTVAWTSDLSGKWSSQWVQWAELPKVFVDWVKWTFPQFERAPYSITAQVNGTEAKVTVHSQAEGAGDDSKLSAAILNQEGVSERKRLMPVAPGEFETKLTVTEPGVYLAQIGQGDSHSSIQNGNTAGFVIPYSPEYRIANQDGLKLLEQVAATTSGRILDPIDPKQAFQFEPILTRQVYNWTHGLLVAALVLWLLDIAIRRLSISWNRVFQPLIQTFSRKTKLSIQRDNERALSAHSSSSVSRLKERKSEAVRFYSGDNHPRDREEKGQSGDASGNRDDEKKVNVSIARNTSLQVPTKEVERAQENDPNVARELDSNRVNLQGKTENGATINRLLAAKNRKKR, from the coding sequence GTGGGCTTTCAGGCTGAGTTCCCGCTCGCGTTTCTATTGCTGCTTCCTTGGCTTTTATATATCGTTTGGATGTTCAAAATGACCCTTCGACTTCGCGGCCGCAGAAAAATAATGTCTATTGTCACACGCTCGATTATACTATTGCTCCTGATTGCAATTGCAGCTCAAGTCCAGCCATTTATTGAGCGAGAGCAGCGCAGCCTCGTATTTGTCGCTGACAGGTCAGAGAGCATGCGAGCCGATAAACGAATAGGCAAGTGGATAAATGAGGCGTGGACTGCTAAAGAAGAAGCTGATCGGGGAGGAATCATTTCTTCTGGGTTGAATGCGGCAGTTGAACGGACGGTTACGAATGAGGAATTAGCAGGGGATACCGAGTTTAATTTCCAAGCGAATGTCAATCGGAACTATACCGATCTGTCACAAGGGCTTCAGTTAGCAGGAGCTATGCTGCAAAAAGAAGGCGGAGGACATATTGTTCTGCTCTCTGATGGTGCAGAAAATACAGGTGATGTGCTTCGACAAGCACGTATGCTCAAAAATGCAGGTATTTCAGTCGATGTTGTCGATATCAACACTTCGGTTGTAACGGACACCTCGATTGAAGAACTAAATGTACCGGCAGCTCTTAAGCAAGGGGAGACCTTTACCTTTGAGATTGCCATTAACAGTACAATTGCGGGTCAGGCACAGCTTCGTCTCTATGCAGATGATGCTGAGCTCTCAGTTTCGGATATCCAGCTTGAAAGAGGCGAAAATCGTTATTCGCTGCAAAGCGTTGCGCTGGACCCCGGCTTTCACCGTTTTAGAGCTGAAATATTTACGGCAGGCGATGAACAGCCGGCAAATAATACTGCACATGCCTTTAGCCGGGTAAGCGGTCCACCAAACGTATTAATTGTGGAAGGCGTTCCTGATTCCTCAGCTAACATAGAAGCTGCGCTGCAAGCTTCCGTCATCCGTTACGAGACGATCATGCCAGAGCAATTGTCGGTCGAACTAGCACAATATGCAGCATATGATAGCATTATTTTGAATAATGTATCCGCTGCGCGTATAGCTGAGAAGCCTATGGAATGGATTGCAAAAGCGGTTAGCGATTATGGGGTAGGCTTGATGATGGTCGGAGGCGACGAAAGCTTTGGGCTTGGCGGTTATTTCAAAACGCCAGTTGAGCGTGCGTTACCCGTATATATGGACCTGCAAGGAAGAAAACAAATTCCATCGCTAGGACTTGTACTCGTCATTGATCGATCTGGAAGCATGTCGGATGGCAAGCTTGATCTAGCGAAAGAAGCTGCCATGCGAACGATTGAGCTGCTGCGAGATACCGATACAGTAGGAGTAGTTGCGTTTGATTCTTCGCCTTGGTGGGTTGTAAAGCCGACGAAGCTTACAGATCGCCAAGCTGTCCTTGATCAAATCCAAAGCATTCAGCCTGAAGGAGGCACCGAAATATTTTCAGCGCTGAATGAAGGTTATGAAGGTTTAAATAAGCTTGACGCACAGCGCAAGCACATGATTTTGCTGACGGATGGTCAATCTTCAACGAATGCCAACTACAATACGATTACAGATGCAATGAATGAGAAAAATATGACGCTGTCGACAGTTGCTGTAGGAGAAGGCGCTGATCAGAGACTGCTTGAGCAGCTAGCGAAAAATGCCAAAGGGCGGTATTACTTTACGAAAGACGAAAGCACGCTTCCCGCTATTTTTAGCCGAGAGACCGTGATGATGTCTAGAACGTACGTCGTGGAGCAAACCTTCACCCCAAGTATCGGTCAAGCAGGAGAGTGGTCTTCCCTTTGGCGCAATGGTTTGCCTGCAATCCATGCCTATATAGCAACTACGCCGAAAGAAACAGCCGAGATTGCATTATGGACACCCGAAGGCGATCCACTCCTCGCTCGCTGGTCTTATGGTTCTGGAAGGACGGTTGCATGGACTAGTGATTTAAGCGGAAAATGGTCAAGCCAATGGGTGCAATGGGCTGAGCTTCCTAAAGTTTTCGTTGATTGGGTAAAATGGACGTTTCCCCAGTTTGAGCGTGCACCCTATTCCATTACTGCACAAGTGAATGGTACTGAAGCAAAGGTAACCGTTCATTCACAGGCGGAGGGAGCAGGAGATGACAGCAAGCTTTCTGCAGCTATTCTGAATCAAGAGGGAGTAAGCGAACGGAAGCGATTAATGCCAGTGGCACCAGGTGAATTTGAAACGAAGCTAACGGTTACTGAACCCGGTGTTTATTTGGCGCAGATTGGTCAAGGGGATAGTCACTCGTCTATTCAAAATGGGAATACGGCAGGATTTGTGATCCCTTATTCGCCAGAATATCGAATCGCAAATCAGGATGGTTTAAAGCTGCTTGAACAGGTGGCCGCCACAACTAGTGGAAGAATTTTAGATCCAATAGACCCAAAGCAAGCCTTCCAATTTGAACCTATTCTTACACGGCAAGTTTATAACTGGACACATGGCCTTCTCGTGGCAGCACTGGTGCTATGGCTGCTTGATATCGCCATTCGCAGATTGTCTATTTCATGGAATCGTGTGTTTCAGCCGCTTATCCAAACATTTAGTAGAAAAACGAAGTTATCAATCCAGCGAGATAACGAAAGAGCTTTAAGTGCCCATTCGTCAAGCTCTGTGAGTCGCTTAAAGGAAAGAAAGTCAGAAGCAGTCCGTTTTTATAGCGGAGATAACCATCCACGAGATCGTGAAGAAAAAGGCCAATCAGGAGATGCTTCAGGCAATCGGGACGATGAGAAAAAAGTGAACGTTTCTATTGCAAGGAACACGAGCTTACAAGTGCCAACCAAAGAGGTGGAGCGCGCGCAAGAAAATGATCCTAACGTTGCAAGAGAACTAGATTCGAATCGAGTGAATTTGCAAGGCAAAACAGAGAACGGAGCTACAATCAATCGTCTGCTTGCAGCGAAAAACAGAAAGAAGCGTTAG
- a CDS encoding rhodanese-like domain-containing protein produces MLVNENLNASLEGMGNMYSEITTAELESQLKEGKTLNLVDVRETEEWQEGHIKEARSIPLSALQERIDEFQQGEEEIIIICRSGGRSGKACDYLESQGFKVVNVAGGMLQWQGEVASGE; encoded by the coding sequence ATGCTTGTAAATGAAAATTTAAATGCATCGCTTGAAGGGATGGGTAACATGTACTCAGAGATTACGACAGCCGAGTTAGAGAGCCAGTTGAAGGAAGGTAAAACCTTAAATCTAGTTGATGTTCGTGAAACAGAGGAGTGGCAAGAAGGCCATATTAAAGAAGCACGCAGCATTCCGCTATCAGCGCTCCAAGAGCGGATTGATGAGTTTCAGCAAGGGGAAGAAGAGATCATTATTATTTGCCGCAGCGGCGGCCGCAGCGGGAAAGCTTGTGATTATCTCGAATCTCAAGGTTTTAAAGTAGTAAACGTAGCTGGCGGCATGCTTCAATGGCAAGGCGAAGTAGCTTCTGGAGAATAA
- a CDS encoding AAA family ATPase, which translates to MIESKAQLDEAAARIAALKEEIGRVIVGQQAVVEQLLWCLLAGGHALLEGIPGLGKTMLIRTVADCISLQFSRIQFTPDLMPSDITGTTLIDFGTQGAAAHRFQAGPIFGNLVLADEINRATPKTQSALLEAMQEGTVTAGGETHQLPKPFFVLATQNPIEQEGTYPLPEAQLDRFLLKIGVDYPSREELKQIVLRTTSITQPKVSVVLSAAELLNLQMSARQVLVADEVLDLAVKVVMMSHAGEPDAPEEVKRYVRFGAGPRAVQAIIAVSKVRALSAGRLHISWNDIRQTALPVLRHRLVLSYEAQAMGLSSDQLSEAILTAVEAAR; encoded by the coding sequence ATGATTGAATCCAAAGCACAGTTAGATGAGGCTGCCGCGAGGATTGCTGCATTGAAAGAAGAGATTGGCCGTGTCATCGTCGGTCAGCAAGCCGTTGTGGAGCAGCTGCTCTGGTGTTTGCTTGCCGGGGGTCATGCCCTTCTCGAAGGAATACCAGGCCTTGGCAAAACGATGCTGATCCGCACTGTTGCGGATTGCATTTCTTTGCAGTTTTCTCGTATCCAATTTACGCCCGATTTGATGCCTTCGGATATTACGGGTACAACATTGATAGATTTTGGTACCCAAGGCGCAGCCGCACATCGGTTTCAAGCAGGGCCGATATTCGGAAATTTAGTGCTCGCAGATGAAATCAATCGGGCGACGCCCAAAACACAAAGCGCATTGCTGGAAGCTATGCAAGAGGGTACGGTAACGGCAGGCGGGGAAACGCATCAGCTGCCAAAACCTTTTTTTGTGCTGGCTACCCAAAACCCGATAGAACAAGAGGGAACCTATCCGCTGCCTGAAGCGCAGCTTGATCGTTTTTTGCTCAAAATAGGTGTGGATTATCCAAGCCGCGAGGAGCTTAAACAAATCGTGCTCCGCACAACTTCAATTACTCAGCCCAAAGTTTCGGTTGTTCTTTCCGCGGCTGAATTATTGAATCTGCAGATGTCCGCTAGACAGGTTTTAGTCGCCGATGAGGTGCTTGATTTAGCGGTTAAGGTTGTTATGATGTCGCATGCTGGCGAGCCTGACGCACCTGAAGAGGTTAAACGATACGTTCGATTCGGAGCGGGGCCGCGTGCTGTTCAAGCTATTATCGCTGTAAGCAAAGTTAGAGCATTATCAGCTGGAAGGCTTCATATTTCTTGGAATGACATTCGGCAAACGGCTTTGCCGGTGCTTCGGCATCGACTCGTGCTTAGCTATGAGGCACAAGCGATGGGCTTGTCGAGCGACCAGCTGTCCGAAGCCATTTTAACGGCTGTGGAGGCCGCGCGATGA